A window from Eubalaena glacialis isolate mEubGla1 chromosome 1, mEubGla1.1.hap2.+ XY, whole genome shotgun sequence encodes these proteins:
- the LZTS2 gene encoding leucine zipper putative tumor suppressor 2, whose translation MAIVQTLPVPLEPAPEAATAPQAPAMGSVSSLISGRPCPGGPAPPRHHGPPGPTFFRQQDGLLQGGYEAQEPLCPAVPPRKAVPGTNFTYVNEDFRTESPPSPSSDIEDAREQRARNAHLRGPPPKLIPVSGKLEKNMEKIVIRPTAFKPVLPKPRGAPSLPSFLGPRAAGLSGSQGSLTQLFGGPASSSSSSSSSATDKPLTLSGWASSCPSGTLSDSGRNSLSSLPTYSTGGAEPATNSPGGHLPSHGPGRGALPGPARGAPTGPSHSDSGRSSSSKSTGSLGGRMAGGLLGSGPRASPDSSSCGERSPPPPPPPPPPSDEALLHCVLEGKLRDREAELQQLRDSLDESEVYEERQRHWQREREALREDGAAQAQRAQRAQQLLQLQVFQLQQEKRQLQDDFAQLLQEREQLERRCATFEREQRELGPRLEETKWEVCQKSGEISLLKQQLKESQAELVQKGSELVALRVALREARAALRVSEGRTRGLQEAARTRELELEACSQELQRHRQEAERLREKAGQLDTEAAGLREPPVPPATADPFLLAESDEAKAQRAAAGVGGSLRAQVERLRAELQRERRRGEEQRDSFEEERLAWQAEKEQVIRYQKQLQHNYIQMYRRNRQLEQELQQLSLELEARELADLGLAEPAPCICLEEITATEI comes from the exons ATGGCCATTGTGCAGACGCTGCCAGTGCCACTGGAGCCCGCTCCTGAGGCCGCCACTGCCCCACAAGCTCCAGCCATGGGCAGCGTGAGCAGCCTCATCTCAGGCCGGCCCTGCCCTGGGGGGCCGGCTCCTCCCCGCCATCACGGTCCCCCTGGGCCCACCTTCTTCCGCCAGCAGGATGGGCTGCTGCAGGGTGGCTATGAGGCACAGGAGCCGCTGTGCCCAGCTGTGCCCCCCAGGAAGGCTGTCCCTGGCACCAACTTTACCTACGTCAATGAAGACTTCCGGACAGAGTCACCCCCCAGCCCAAGCAGTGACATCGAAGATGCCCGAGAGCAGCGGGCACGCAATGCCCATCTCCGCGGTCCCCCACCAAAGCTCATCCCTGTCTCCGGAAAGCTGGAGAAG AACATGGAGAAAATTGTGATCCGCCCAACAGCCTTCAAGCCAGTGCTGCCCAAACCTCGCGGGGCACCATCCCTACCTAGCTTCCTGGGTCCTCGGGCCGCCGGACTGTCAGGGAGCCAAGGCAGCCTAACGCAGCTGTTTGGGggccctgcctcctcctcctcctcctcctcctcctcggctACCGACAAACCCCTGACACTGAGTGGCTGGGCCAGCAGCTGTCCATCGGGGACTCTATCCGACTCCGGCCGAAACTCACTGTCCAGCTTGCCCACTTACAGCACCGGGGGTGCAGAGCCAGCCACCAACTCCCCAGGCGGGCACCTGCCTTCCCACGGCCCTGGGCGGGGGGCACTGCCTGGGCCAGCCCGAGGGGCCCCCACTGGGCCCTCCCACTCAGACAGCGGCCGATCTTCCTCCAGCAAGAGCACAGGCTCCCTGGGGGGCCGCATGGCCGGGGGGCTCTTGGGCAGCGGTCCCCGGGCCTCCCCTGACAGCAGCTCTTGTGGGGAACGCTCCCCGCCACCgcctccaccccctccacccccttcGGACGAGGCCCTGCTGCATTGTGTCCTGGAAGGAAAGCTCCGAGACCGGGAGGCAGAGCTGCAGCAGCTGCGGGACAGTCTGGACGAGAGCGAG GTGTACGAGGAACGGCAGCGGCACTGGCAGCGCGAGCGCGAGGCCCTGCGAGAGGACGGCGCGGCCCAGGCACAGCGGGCGCAGCGGGCCCAACAGCTGCTGCAGCTTCAGGTGTTCCAGCTGCAGCAGGAGAAGCGGCAGCTGCAGGATGACTTTGCACAGCTGCTGCAGGAACGTGAGCAGCTGGAGCGGCGCTGCGCCACCTTCGAGCGGGAGCAGCGGGAGCTCGGGCCACGGCTGGAGGAGACCAAGTGGGAG GTGTGCCAGAAGTCAGGCGAGATCTCCCTCCTGAAGCAGCAACTGAAGGAATCTCAGGCAGAGCTGGTGCAGAAGGGCAGCGAGCTGGTGGCCCTGCGAGTGGCGCTGCGGGAAGCCCGGGCGGCGCTGCGGGTCAGTGAGGGCCGGACGCggggcctccaggaggcagcccGAACacgggagctggagctggaggccTGTTCCCAGGAGCTGCAGCGGCACCGCCAGGAGGCTGAGCGGCTGCGGGAGAAAGCTGGGCAGTTGGACACCGAGGCGGCCGGACTCCGGGAACCCCCTGTGCCTCCTGCCACTGCTGACCCATTCCTCCTGGCAGAGAGTGATGAGGCCAAGGCACAGCGGGCAGCAGCCGGGGTTGGGGGCAGCCTGCGGGCCCAGGTGGAGCGGCTCCGGGCGGAGCTACAGCGGGAGCGGCGGCGAGGCGAGGAGCAGCGGGACAGCTTCGAGGAGGAGCGGCTGGCCTGGCAGGCGGAGAAGGAGCAGGTGATCCGCTACCAGAAGCAGCTGCAGCACAACTACATCCAGATGTACCGACGCAACCGGCAGCTGGAGCAGGAGCTGCAGCAGCTCAGCCTGGAGCTGGAGGCCCGGGAACTCGCGGACCTGGGCCTGGCGGAGCCAGCTCCCTGCATCTGCCTGGAGGAGATCACTGCCACCGAAATCTAG